Within Fusobacterium perfoetens ATCC 29250, the genomic segment TCCCCTGAAGTCTATCATATCAACAACATAACCTCTAAAAATTCTATCTATCATATTTCCTACAGCTCCAGAAATTATTAACATATAAGCTAACTTTTCTAAAAAACTAGATTTTTTAAAAGTTTTTATAAAATAATATATAATTCCTATAATAGCTATTACTGTAAATACACTTATCAAATTTATTTTTCCTTGAAAAATTCCAAAGGCTATTCCTCTATTTTGAACATAAGTAATATGAAAAAAATCTTGAATTATTGCTAAAGAATCTCCAATAAAAAAATTATTCTCTATTTGAATTTTAGTCAGTTGGTCTAAAAAGACCAACCCAACTATTCCTATTAAATAATAAATCATAGTATCTACCTATTTTAAAACTGCAGCACATCTTGGACAAAGAGAAGTTTCGTGATCTAACTCTGTTGTATATTTCCAACATCTTTCACATTTCTCTCCATCAGCATGAGCAACTTTAACTTTTATTTCCATTTCTTCATCTGCTACAAATTCATCTGTAGCTTCATCTGTGTATTCTAATTGAGAAACTATAAATACCATTTCTAATAAATCTTTATTTGAATTTATAAATTCTTTTAATTCTGCATCAGTTGTATTTAATACTACTTTAGCATCAAGAGCGTTTCCAATTATTCTATTTTCTCCTTGTCTTGCTTTTTCTAAGTATTTATTTACAACTTTTCTTAATTTAATTACAGTATTCCATTTGTTTGCTAATTCTTCATTTAGATATTCATCATTAAATTCAAACCAATTTGTTAAATGAACTGATTCTCCATCTCTATCTTTTTCAGGTAGTCTTCCCCAAATTTCTTCAGCAGTAAATGAAAGGATTGGAGCTATCATTTTTACAAGACAAACTAAAACTTCGTTCATTACTGTTTGGGCTGATCTTCTAGCTTTAGAATCTTGTTTTTCAGTATATAATCTATCTTTTATAATATCTAAATAGAAAGCTGACATATCTATTCCAGAGAAATAGTGAATTGCTTGGAATAAGTTATAGAACTCATATTTATCATAACTTTCTGTAACTTCTCTTTTTAATACTTCTAATTTATGTAATGCCCATTTATCAATTTCTTCTAATTCTGCATATGGAACAGCATCTTTAGTTGGGTCAAAATCAAAAGTATTTCCTAATATATATCTTGCTGTATTTCTTACTCTTCTGTAAGCTTCAGCCATTTGTTTTAAAATGTTGTCAGAAATTTTTACGTCATCTCTGTAGTCAACAGAAGCACACCAAAGTCTTAAAATATCTGCTCCATAAACTTTAATTACGTCTTCTGGAGAAACTGTATTTCCTAAAGATTTAGACATTTTTCTTCCTTGTCCATCATTTACGAATCCGTGTGTTAATATTTTTTTGTATGGTGCATCAAATGTAGAACCAATTGATGTTAATAAAGATGTTTGGAACCATCCTCTATGTTGGTCAGAACCCTCTAAGTATAAATCAGCTGGTCTGTGTAATAATGTTCCTCTAGTTTCAAGAACTGATCTATGAGAAACTCCAGAGTCAAACCAAACGTCCATTATGTTAGTTTCTTTTGTAATTTCTTTTCCTTTTAAATTATATTTTGCTAATAACTCTTCTCCAATTAATTCTTCAGCTGAATATTTTACCCAAGCTGCTGAACCTTCTTTTTTAACAATTTCTACTACTCTTTCTAAAATTTCTTGATTGAATACTACTTCTTCATCTACATAGAATACAGGAATTGGTACTCCCCAAGCTCTTTGTCTAGAGATACACCAGTCAGGTCTTTTCTCTAACATAGAACCTATTCTATTTCTTCCCCAATCAGGTACAAATTCTACTCCATCTAAAGCTTTTAATGCTCTTTCTCTTAAGTCAGAACCTTCAGCTTTTACAAACCATTGAGCAGTAGCTCTAACGATTATTGGAGTTTTTGATCTCCAGTCATGTGGATATGAGTGAACAAACTCATTATAAGCTAACATTATTCCTCTTTCTAATAGAGTTTCACAAATTACTTTATTAGCTTTTTCATAGAATAAACCAGCAAATTCTCCAGCTTCTTCTGTTAAAACACCTTTGTAGTTAATAGGTGAAAGGATTGGTAATCCATATCTTACACCAACAACATAGTCATCTTGTCCATGTCCAGGAGCTGTGTGTACACAACCTGTTCCTGCATCAGCTGTAACGTGCTCACCTAAAATAATAGTTCCTGTTCTTTCAATAAATGGATGTTGATAAGTTAGTCTTTCTAAATCTTGACCTTTAAATTCTTTTATTAATTCACATTCTTTAATTCCAATTTCTTGCATTGCTTTTTCAGCTAATACTTTAGCAAAAATTAGATTTCCTTTTTCTGTTTTGTAAACTCCATATTCAAACTCAGCATTTAAACAAATCCCTACGTTTGCTGGTAAAGTCCAAGGAGTAGTTGTCCAAATTACTATATAAGTTTCTTCAGTCATTCCAATTTTATCTAACACATCTTGATTAGCTTTCATTTTTACATAAACTGAAGGAGATTTTATATCTTTATATTCAATTTCAGCTTCAGCTAAAGCTGTTTCAGT encodes:
- the lspA gene encoding signal peptidase II, which codes for MIYYLIGIVGLVFLDQLTKIQIENNFFIGDSLAIIQDFFHITYVQNRGIAFGIFQGKINLISVFTVIAIIGIIYYFIKTFKKSSFLEKLAYMLIISGAVGNMIDRIFRGYVVDMIDFRGIWSFVFNMADVYINIGVAVILLDMFIKAKKDLKEKK
- the ileS gene encoding isoleucine--tRNA ligase; amino-acid sequence: MEDKDYGKTLNLPKTSFQMKANLPNKEPLMVKDWTKQKIYEKSIDETKPSFILHDGPPYANGNIHIGHALNKVLKDIILKYKRLRGYNAPYIPGWDTHGLPIELKVSEELGEKMKEMSPLEIREKCTKYAKKWVGIQRDQFIRLGILGDWDNPYLTLNPEYEAKQLEVFGELYRNGYIFKGSKPIYWSPVTETALAEAEIEYKDIKSPSVYVKMKANQDVLDKIGMTEETYIVIWTTTPWTLPANVGICLNAEFEYGVYKTEKGNLIFAKVLAEKAMQEIGIKECELIKEFKGQDLERLTYQHPFIERTGTIILGEHVTADAGTGCVHTAPGHGQDDYVVGVRYGLPILSPINYKGVLTEEAGEFAGLFYEKANKVICETLLERGIMLAYNEFVHSYPHDWRSKTPIIVRATAQWFVKAEGSDLRERALKALDGVEFVPDWGRNRIGSMLEKRPDWCISRQRAWGVPIPVFYVDEEVVFNQEILERVVEIVKKEGSAAWVKYSAEELIGEELLAKYNLKGKEITKETNIMDVWFDSGVSHRSVLETRGTLLHRPADLYLEGSDQHRGWFQTSLLTSIGSTFDAPYKKILTHGFVNDGQGRKMSKSLGNTVSPEDVIKVYGADILRLWCASVDYRDDVKISDNILKQMAEAYRRVRNTARYILGNTFDFDPTKDAVPYAELEEIDKWALHKLEVLKREVTESYDKYEFYNLFQAIHYFSGIDMSAFYLDIIKDRLYTEKQDSKARRSAQTVMNEVLVCLVKMIAPILSFTAEEIWGRLPEKDRDGESVHLTNWFEFNDEYLNEELANKWNTVIKLRKVVNKYLEKARQGENRIIGNALDAKVVLNTTDAELKEFINSNKDLLEMVFIVSQLEYTDEATDEFVADEEMEIKVKVAHADGEKCERCWKYTTELDHETSLCPRCAAVLK